From one Plasmodium chabaudi chabaudi strain AS genome assembly, chromosome: 4 genomic stretch:
- a CDS encoding DER1-like protein, putative, translating to MLIYRFLFFLSIIASVRYYYCDAKVCVNDISSQLLKNISFKNSVRNDGKTKGQNTCYNFRKEKKNILKKKIKKKYSLNNSKGYTQKKKKYNLYFLNSSKFTDIKENVKAWFNLDYIENHYAYSYIKSFARIPPITKIYLINTFILSVLIHLNKNVYKYILYDFDKIFKNGEIWRLVTPYFYIGNLYLQYILMFNYLNIYMSSVEIAHYKNPEDFLIFLTYGYISNIFFTIIASMYNENVMDLKKHIRKIRSLITAMPSTNNKDDNKFVQKETYNHLGYVFSTYILYYWSRINEGSLINCFDLFFIKAEYIPFFFVIQNILLYNEFSFFEVASILSSYTFFTYEKYLKSNFLRALFRGFLKFIRVYPMYNMYKEEYE from the coding sequence ATGCTTATATAcagatttttatttttcttaagCATAATTGCTAGTGTGAGGTACTATTATTGTGACGCTAAAGTTTGTGTAAATGATATTTCAAGTCagttgttaaaaaatatttcgtTTAAAAATAGTGTAAGAAATGATGGCAAGACCAAAGGGCAAAATACATGCTATAATTTTAGGaaggagaaaaaaaacatattgaaaaaaaaaattaaaaaaaaatattcattgaATAATTCTAAAGGatatacacaaaaaaaaaaaaaatataatttatattttttaaattcatcCAAATTTACtgatataaaagaaaatgttaAAGCATGGTTTAATTTGGACTATATAGAAAATCATTATGCTTATTCCTATATAAAATCTTTTGCTCGAATCCCCCctattacaaaaatatatttgataaacACCTTTATATTAAGtgttttaattcatttaaataaaaatgtttataaatatattttatatgattttgataaaatttttaaaaacggGGAAATATGGAGATTAGTAACAccctatttttatataggaaatttatatttacaatatattttaatgtttaattatttaaatatatatatgtcatCCGTTGAAATAGCACATTATAAAAACCCAGaagattttttaatttttcttacATATGGgtatatatcaaatattttttttactataatTGCCAGTATGTACAATGAAAATGTTATGGACTTGAAAAAGCATATACGCAAAATAAGAAGTTTAATTACTGCTATGCCTTCTACGAATAATAAAGACGATAACAAATTTGTACAAAAAGAAACATATAATCATTTAGGTTATGTTTTTTCaacatacatattatattattggaGCCGAATAAATGAAGGTTCTTTAATTAATtgttttgatttattttttattaaagcAGAGTATatcccttttttttttgttatacaaaatattttattatataacgAGTTTTCCTTTTTCGAAGTTGCTTCCATATTATCAagttatactttttttacatatgaaaaatatttaaaatcaaattttttaagggCTTTATTCAGAGGCTTCCTTAAATTTATTCGAGTCTATCCTATGTACAATATGTACAAAGAGGAGTATGagtaa